The following are encoded together in the Lathyrus oleraceus cultivar Zhongwan6 chromosome 3, CAAS_Psat_ZW6_1.0, whole genome shotgun sequence genome:
- the LOC127131588 gene encoding uncharacterized protein LOC127131588 has translation MPILEEYSHLIGVPISSQAPFSGLEEDPKDQDIAKATHLKMSEIRDHMTTKGKMLGLTAKFLMNKAQYFARMRSVDAFEAVFALLIYGLFLFPSFDDFVAMDAIKIFLIANPVPTLLADAYHSIHMRNSYSGGMITCCVPMLCKWFISHLPRSHAFWDLEDGLLWSQNIISLTHSDIIWYSRDYDGVSIIDCCGGFSNVPLLGTKGGISYNPILARRQLGYPMRDKPKNIHLEGLFFKECEYCKALK, from the coding sequence ATGCCAATACTTGAAGAATACTCTCATTTGATTGGTGTTCCTATTTCTAGTCAAGCTCCATTTTCTGGTTTGGAGGAAGATCCCAAGGATCAAGACATTGCAAAGGCAACTCATTTGaaaatgtcagagatcagggATCACATGACCACAAAAGGAAAAATGCTTGGTTTGACAGCTAAGTTTCTAATGAACAAAGCTCAGTATTTTGCTAGAATGAGGAGTGTGGATGCGTTTGAGGCTGTTTTTGCTCTACTTATCTATGGATTGTTCCTCTTTCCTAGTTTTGATGACTTTGTTGCCATGGATGCCATCAAAATCTTCTTAATAGCAAATCCAGTTCCTACTTTGCTTGCTGATGCCTATCATTCTATTCATATGAGGAATTCTTACAGCGGAGGAATGATTACATGTTGTGTGCCTATGTTGtgcaagtggtttatttctcacttgcctaGGTCTCATGCTTTTTGGGATCTTGAGGATGGTCTTTTGTGGTCACAAAATATTATTTCGCTCACACATTCAGATATTATTTGGTATAGTCGTGACTATGATGGAGTTAGTATCATAGATTGTTGTGGAGGATTTTCTAATGTACCTCTCCTTGGTACAAAAGGAGGCATCAGTTACAACCCAATCCTAGCTCGGCGTCAACTCGGTTATCCAATGAGAGATAAG